DNA from Mustela erminea isolate mMusErm1 chromosome 18, mMusErm1.Pri, whole genome shotgun sequence:
GAGTTcctcccctcttttcctccccaccgCTAGTTCTCGTGCCTGAAGCACCAGTCTCCCGGTGAGGCTTCCTGCCTCTTCTTCCAGAATGTTCCGGAATgttcttccagaacattctcctgTTTCAACAACCACAGTAGCTGCCCATTCAGTCCGAATTCCTCAGGCtggcattggggtccctgctagCTCTGGCCTGATCTTCACCTTGTTCCCATTATTATTTATGCCAGTCAAAGTTGGGTCCTCCTTgttcctctttctttggtctttgttccagctgttttctctgcctgaaaTATTCTCACCACCTTTTTTTCTACCCCCCACAATCCAAATCCTGCCCATCCCTCAAGACTCAGGTCAAAGCCTCCCCTCCAGGTTCCCCCTCAGGTCCCTGCAGCCGTGAGGACTTTCTCCACCTTTAGGACCCCAATGTCTCTTGGTTGCCCCTGACCACAATGTCGGTGTTGTTTCATGGAGATTCTTACTAGAAAAATGCAGTTGGGTCTGGGGGTGGAGGTTCGTTCCAGTTGCCTGGCAAGGaggaaggaactcaaatattGAGCTAGGTTGGGGCTACATTTGTCCTTTACCCCCTTTTGGTAACTGTACCTCAGTTCTGCCCCCCAACCCAATTCCCATGCATCAAGAGGGGCGACACTCCTGCCTCGGGGTGGAGTGTGACCCCACCTTAGTCAATCAGTGATCACCATTCCATGGCCACAGGGGTGGGCCAGTTGGAACCCAGGACGCCTGGAGACCTTCTGGGGGATTCTAGAACTTAGGCATTCTCATTCCCACAGGCTTGGACCCAAAGCTGTTGCAGCCACCTTATCACAAGGGAATCATCcgagaaggaaatgaaagcaagagatggagaggaagaaaggaggtcCTGGGATGCTGTTGGAACCTCTGAACCGATCTGTGGCCTTGAGCCGGCCCCACACCTAGACCTTCCCCACCCCGGGTTGGGTTTTCTCCCTCTTGCAACAAGAATCTGAACTGGTACGCAGGGCGAGGAGAGGGGAGCTCCCAGGTGGCCAGCTTCCCGGCTGTCAGCACCATCTTCCGGGAGGTCATGACCGTGTGGCCTCCCTGGGCTCCAAGCCTGACCCATGGAAGCAGGGCTGCTCCATACCCCTGGCCTGCACGTCCGGCGCTGACTGCTGGCATCGCAAGGTCTGTAGGAGTAGAATGAGAACCATCTGGACTGCTGATTGAAGCTGTAGGCCCCAGGGTAGGGCTGGGCCCCTGGAATGTGGACACTGAGCCCTAAGCCCAGGCCAGAGAGCACGGAGGGCTTCTCAGGGGGATGTTGGGCTCCTGCTGGATGACGCACAAGGACCACCAGATTCTATGAGTCACTCGAATATGGGAGGGGGACGGGAGGATTCCCAGACTTTTCCAAAGGGAgcctcagagcagggaggagaCCCAGTCCCACCTTTCCCAGGAGCCCTTTGGGAACATTGCTGGAAACAGCCAGAGCGGGgattggagggagggaggcataGGGATTGGGAAGTGCCCGGATGCTGTGGGAAGAGGGTTGGATGCAGGGCCCTGAGGGAAGGAGGGTGAGAGTTGGAATGTTCCTGAGTATTCTTCCCCTAGGAAAATGTTCCTGGCATCTTCTGATGTAGTTGCAGGACTGAGAGGGTAGAATTGGGGTGTGGAAATGGAGACCACTGTGCAGTGGGGCTTTCAGTGGGGCCTGGGAGGAATCCCCCTGCACGTGGGGATGAGAAGGGCCTCCTTGTCAGCATCTCCCTTGGGAAGAATACTGGGTCCCTGTATGAATGAGGGCGTTGCCCCAGAGACCATCAAGGCCATGTGCTGAGAATTGGGGGACTTTGCAGGAGCTGGAGAGAGCCCAGAGCAGGCAGATTGCTGTGGGGAGCCTGGTGTAGCTGGGAGGGTTCGCGTAAGGGCAGAGGTGTTGGGGGCAGTCAGAAAAGAGGGGGCAGGAGGCCAAAGGTGCCCCCTTTGCGCCTGCTCTCCTGCACCCAGAAGCCTGGGGGATCAGTTTTGTCCCCCTGGCCTGCCCACCAGCTGCCACAAAGCTGGGGAGAATCTGCTTTACATTATCAGATGAGCCGTGGCCCCCAGGCATATGGTCAGcagaccccctcctccccaaagccTGGAGCATCATGGGAAATGTCTCCTGGTGACCCCAGCTCAGGCCCAGCCCCCTGGagcactgggctccaggctccgTAGCGGTGCCGCACTCCTCCTCACTGAATGAAGAGGACTTTCACATGCTTCTAATCTTGTCTTGGCTTCACTGAACTGGATgaaagagggaagggaggcaCTAGGGGAAGACAAGCGGCCCTGATGGGCGGGCAAAGATGAAGGGTCGCATCCTCTAGCCTagagaataaaacagataaaGGGAGGCATCCCAGCctgagcagagaagagagaggccatgggggtaggggttgggggtggaagAGGAGAACTAAAAGCCTCATTTCTAAGGGGACTGATAACGTGGGAAGAAGCAAGGCAGCCTCTGTTGGTCCTTGGAGCCCACTAGAGGCTCCGAATGAGTCTCTACTCTGGGAGGTGTGACCCCCTAGAGCCGGCTGCCCAGTGCGATGACCACCAGCCACATATGCAGCTATAAGCACTTGAAACAGGGTTAGTCCAGATTGACATGGGCCATGAGAATAAAATACACACTGAATTTTGAAAACTTAGTAGGAAAAAGATTTTAGCACGTgtcattcataatttaaaagtactgattttatGTTGAAATAATCCTTTGTCTCTATGGGGCTAAATAAAATACGAAGTTCATCTCACCTGCTCCTTTTCACTCTTATAAATGGGGctattagaaaatgtaaaatcatgTAGATCcaatatttctattggacagtgctgttTTAAAGcacattcactcatttattccacaaatctTTGTTGGGTGCACCAGTTCTATGCCAGGCCAGGTGCTGAAGATTAGAAGGTGAGCAAAACCAGATCCTGTCTCTGGATTCCTGGCATTTACAGTAATCAAATAATCGCTCAAATGGTCCCTGATTGCATAGAGTTCTGAAGAAAAGGAGTGGAACACGATGTCCTCTGGACGTGGAATCAAGAAACCTGATTTGTCCAGATTATGGTGAGAGCCTCCCCAAGGAAGCACTTGGGAAAAAAGGAGCAGGTGTTCCAGACAGAAAgaacagcacgtgcaaaggccctgtggccaAATGGAATATTGAAGCTTGAAGAATTGTAAGAGGGCCGGTGTAGGGGGATCCCACAAGAGGATGAGGATGGTTGGAGCAAGGCAGTGAGTGCAGAGGAGCTGGGAGGGTCCTCATGCACCTCTCTGAGGGCCACATTACAGATGAGAGGCTGATAAGCATTTTTGCCCTTGTGGGGGAATTAGAGAAAGAGGCATGGAGGTTAgggtggaggagggcagagagggttTCTCTGCAATGTGCTGGGGGAAAGGGGTGCGAATCCGTGGTATGATGgctatcaggctctctgctccgctgcCCCCGGGGACCCTAGGTCAGTGGGAGCCCTTTCCATCCTCCCTTCCCAATTCTGTGTGCTCTGAGGAGCTTTTCTGAATGGCCTCTTCTCACCATTGCTGAGGCTTTCTTTACTTTAGGCTGCCACTGACTTCCACCTCCCCGCCTCTTCTGCCACACTCCAGCCTCCGAACTGCAGCCAGAGTGAGGGCTTTCTCAGAGGAAGTCTGTCTGTGGGACACCCACCCTTAAAAATCCCTCAGTGGCTCCCCAGTGTTCTCAGAACGTAGTCCAGACCCCTTAGCCTGTCTCTTTGTGAGCCCTTCCCTATCTGGCCCCTCTGACCTTTTCTCTCTGGGCTCCAGGCACAGGAGCCTCGCCACGCCCGCATGTGCTCTGCTGTCTCTTTCTTCGGGGCCTTTGCTGAGCTGTGTCCTCTGCCAGTAAcgctctcctcccccagcctgttGACTCCACTCTCGGTAACAGCTCAGCTTCAACATCCCTTTTCTGACAAGTCTCCAACTTGAGCGCCCTACTCACCCCTGGCATGGCGCGGCACACCACCCAGGCCCTGTTTGCGGTCTCCCGCTCGGGATCCCTGGACTGTGTCTCCCTTATTCCCACAGGCAGCATCTGGCTCTCCCCCACCAAATTAGAGGCATTTCCCCCCCAACAGAATGGGGGTCCTCTGAGGGCGGGGATTGTACCTCCCTCATCAGAGGAGAGGTACCCAAGGTCCAGGGCTGTGTTTTTTCCAGCAGACAGAAGGCTACCTCAAGACACAGCCTGTCTCCCCCATCGCGCTGGGGATTATCCAAGTACCAGATCGTCTCTCTCATCGACTCCGAATCACCCTCCTCCACAGGCGCTCTTCACAGCCCTCACAGacatgggggtggtggtgggagatgGAAGGTAGCCCCACTCTCCGCCCTCATCTAATCCTTGGCTGGGGCTTGGCTGGGGCCCGGCTGGCTCCTGCGTGATCCTGAGACCACGAagatttgttttctgttctttccgGGAAGAGCAAGCCTCCCGTGGCCTTCCCCAGCAGCCATGAGCCAGCCCCACCAGAAGACCCGGCCAAGGGCCCAGCAGAGGCTGAGCTGCTCTGACCAGCTGCCGGACCAGCCTCAGAGAGGGGCACAGGCCTGGGGCCGGGAATCCTGCCACTCccaggccaggcagggctgggaagcCAGGCTGCCAGGAGCCGGGGTTGGGACCTGCCCCCGTCGAGAGCCGCAAGGGAGGGGCCTGCCTCCATGCAGGCCAAGCAGCCAGGCTCCTGCCAGGCCATCTGGAGCCAGAccctgtgtgtgtgcttgtgtgtgggtgtgagtgtgcGGCTCCCAGGCCATGTGGGTGGCTGGGAGCTGTGGGGTTGTGACCCGGCCCTCCTACCCAGCCTCTGGCTCCCCTGTGGTCAGTTTCACTTCTGACATCTGGTCAAGTTCACAGCTGGCCGGCTTCCTGCGTggtcatttttacttttctcgCCAAAACCTGGGGGCAGAGGGCCCCCATGCCTTCCCTATCCCACTTAAATTAACTTCATGGCTACACATGTGGATTTGCTTGATTTCTATGAACACTCCCCATTTTGtgcgggtggggggcaggagagaaaCAATAGGACAGGAACTCACCAAATTAGAAAGTATACCTGGGTCCCTCCTGCCACACACAACCCCCACTTGGCTCCAATCACATGCATTTCCAGAAAATCTCTTTgcactggctttctttctttgctattaTAATGTTCATCATTTATGTTTTATGTGTAGGTTTTAGGAAGGCCCAAGAAATGATTACACAGGATGCAAGGGGGAGGTGACAGGGAGTCTGGGGCTCACAGCCCCCAGCTAGGTGGCGAAAAGGATTTCATCTCAGCCTAAAGGGAGGCGGAAGGGGCCCCAGAACCAAACACATGCTAAAACATACTTGCGGtaccccaaccccctccccagctgctggGGAGGAAAATAAATACACTCAGATCCTGTCCCGCTCTCCAGGTGCGCAGGTGGGGGCCAGCAGGtgagctccctcctccctcccgtcAGATTGAGGTCACAGAAATGCCATCTACTTACAATGTTCCCACTGCCTTACACGGAGCTGGGAAAACCCTGGGCTGGGGATAGGGTAGCTGTCAGCACGCACACCCTGCTTGGGGTTCGGGGCTCGGTCATGCTAAATAGAGGGGCGCCACACTCATTCCAACGTCAAGCAAAACAGAACAGGCCAGGAGGGACCTCGTGAGACCTCACGGCCCCTTTCTGGCACCAAGCTAGGGAATAAACAGTCCTTCGCAGGGTCTTCTCAACGTGGGGAGGCCCTCTGCGGGCCACAGTCTCCCTCCGTTCCTTCTTGCTGCGTTCCCACACTGGTCCGCTTTTCTTCTCTGCAGCGGTCGGAGCCCAGCCAAACCCAGGCTCGCAGGAAAAGGAAGGATGGGGGGGAGCATTCCTCCACGTGCAGGCCCTCGGAAGCCAGACGCCAGTTCAAGCCTCAGCCTTCCTTGGCCCGCCAAACCAGGGGCGAGGAAAGAGGGCAAGCCGAGTTCAAATCCCTTCAGTGCTTCTCTGGCAGCTGCCCTGGGCAGGATCCGGTCCCAGCCCAAGAGAAAAAACTTGTGGAGAAAAGCAggattgctgtgtgtgtgtgtgtttgtcccAGGTTGGGGGTCCTTAGTCCCTGACCCCCGGGCCTGGCTCTAGGAGAAGACACTGCCTATGTTGGCCCCGGGTCTGTGCTGGGATGGAAGCCACCTGCACACTGGGCCACACTGTGGACGCCACACTGGCATGCCCGAGCGGGACTGGCAAAGGGGAGCGGCATCCTTTTCCACAAACCTCAAACCATGCTCCATCAAGTCCGCCTCTGACCGTGATGGATCAGTCCACCAGGCCTTGGGCGAAGCCTCCCATCTCCACAGGGGTTGGACAGGCCTGGGGGTGGTGGAGGGCACACTGGATTTGGCTTTGAGACATTTCCCAGAGggttccctgccccccacaaccccTCCGCCGGCTCTCTAACCTCAAGAACACCTGAAGGTTGCACCCCTTAATTCAGAGAGCGGGGGGCCAGCCCACATCTGTCTTCCCCATTGCTgggtggctttgggcaagtcgctccctctctctgggcctgtctGTCCTATACATGAAACAAGGGGGTAGGACTAGACTTGAAAACCCCCTTGCAGCTCTGACAAGCCTCTGGTCGTCTTCATCTTGGGCCAGAGAGGAGGGTGAGGGGGCTGAGGGAGGACGTAGGCCACAGTGATGGTCCCTCATTCCCCAAGTTCACAGTGTAGAGCCCATGGCTCTGGTTCCTCGGTCTCTCCCTTTGAGTCTCTGGGGCTTTGTCATCACCCCCAAGACCGCCCTTGGTGTCAGCCCCCCAGGCCTGACACCTGCTGAGGTGGGAAGGGCTGGTCCACCTCgaagtgtggggagaggggagcagaagatgcAGATGGGATGCTTAGGGGCAGGGGTGAGAGGGGCAGCAGGGGCCCTTCTGGCACCGGAAAGAGTGATCAGAAGCGATGGGGCCACACAGGAGCCGGGACAGGGCAGTGGTGGAGGGGCCTGGGCCCCACGGCCCTGCCCAGAGGAGCTCAGCTCTGACGCTGGCCTGTGGGGGCGGCTGGAGCATCAGTCGTCGGaatgtgggggcagggcaggggctccgGGCGGCGGCTCACACCGGGGAAGTGGCCGTGGACTCGCTACACAGGCTCTCGACGATGTCGGCTCGCTGAATGCGGCGCAGGGCCGCCAGGAGGGCGTCGAGCGTCGCGCTGTCCTGGGCGGCCCAGCTGGCAAGCAGGGCTCGGACGGGGCAGGCCTCATGGGTGAAGGAGTCTATGTGCTCCGGCTGGTAGCCCAGCTCACCGGCCAGGTGTCGCCAGGTGTCCCCCGCAGAGCCGTTGAGCagcttctccacctcctcccGCTTGGCTGGTGGCAGACTGCTGTAGAGACCTCCATCCCCCTTGAGGGCTGCCAAGAACCAGGGGGGGCGTCAGAGGCAacctgccacaccccctgctccCTACAGTGGGCATGGGGGCCCCTGGGCTAAGACCCAAGAAGGGCTGAGGATTTCTCCtccctggtggggggagggaggaggaagccttACTCAGGGCCTGGAGGCAGAGGTCTTGGATGGGGGGCAGGGCCGCAGAGGGGTCTAGGGGTGCTGACTCGCCTCCTCTCTTGCCCATAGCGTCAGCATTACCCTTGCCATCTCACCCGgcacccccctaccccctcccccccagcaactgGGTGAGAtggcagggcagaggagggacacCACTCAGTCCCAGACTCCACCACAGCAAGTGTCCTggagctgggctctgggccaCTAATTAGGGCCCATCATTAACTACTTGTTCCCCAGAAGTCTAGGGCAGGAGGCTAATCGCAGCCACTTTGGGGAGTAATTAGCCCTAGGGGGCACAATTAGCTTGATGAGTCTGGATGCACCGGTTTGTCCAAAGCTCTCCCCTCCCACATCTCTCCACTGGAAAGACCTCTCCTCCTCAATTGCTTActtgcctgcttctcccatccCACACAGAGACCCTGTTCCCTGGGAGCCCGCCCCTCCAGCAGTCCTTCCGACAGTCTACCCTCACTCACTCCTTTCCTTcctacctcagtttccccctccccGCGGCCTCACTGCTCACCCTGGCCTGCGGCAGTCTGCGTGTGGGGCTGCTGGTCATGCAGGCTCTGGCTGTCCACTGAGATGCCACTGTCACTGTGAAGCTTTTCTCCCTCCGGCGGGGGTGTCTGGTTCGCGGGCCGGCTGTTGGCTCCTTGCTTGTTCTGTTTGCAGCTGTTCCACCTGGAGCCAGAGGACAGGCCCAGGCTCAGGGGGCGAGCGCCCGCACAGGCCAGGGACCTCAGGGTTCTGTGCTCTGATGTGTGGGGGCCGGGGCCCTAGCAGGCCCCCCCAAGCAGAGCCACTAGACCACCTAAGgtcctttttcctctccatctccgcCCGCCCCTGGCCTGTACCAGAAGCACTGTGCGGGCAGACCGGGTCTCAGGGCTCGGTGCACACCGCAAGGGTTCCATGAATGTTCGCACAATGCATGGTGCACCCAGTGAtttctctggaattccactgttcccAGTCTACCCTGCTAAACTACTCCCACATGTGTGCGGGGATATGCACCAGGATTTCCTCTGCTATTATTAGCAAtaagaaaaagctgaaaataagtCAAACGTGCATCAAAAGAAGACTTCAAATGAATTAGGATCCATCCATACACCGAGTGAACACTTACAAACAATCAGATAATCCAAATGTCCTGGTGAAAGCTCTCCCAAGGGAGATTAAGTAGAAAAGTAAGTTGTAGAATATGGAGAGTGGGAGCCCACtgatgctttaagaaaaaaaaaaaaaccttctctgTGTTTATGTCTAACTGTAAAAAGTTTTATGTACATGTGTTTATAAAGGCACAGAAAATGGCTGGAAAGGATCCATTCCAAACAGATTCCAATGAGGAGAGAGGTAGGATTTGGAGAGATAAAAGAGgtcttttactttttgctttaCAAGACATTGGTCTTGTTTGCATTTACCCAAACAAGCATGGAttactttgaagattttctttttaggaatGGAAAATGCACTGGAACATTTAAAACactttccaggggcgcctgggtggctcagtccattgagcgtctgacccttggttttggctcaggtcgtgatctcagggtggtgagatggcgccccacgtcgggctctgcgctcagcgtggagtctgcttgggattctctctctccctccccttctgctcctcccctagctcatgctctctccatctctctctctcaaacaaataagtaaaatctttaaaaataaataaataaataaaactctttccaGAAGTTCTTGCACATTTTGAATTTCTGGATGGATTGATGGATTGACGACATCCCCAATGTGACATGGGATGGAAGAGACCCATGAGGACATAGGTCATTGGCGGGCAATGAGGTTTGAGGGATGATGGCACAGGTGCCTGGTAAAGAAAGCTCGGTGTGCAGTTGGGGGCGGGGAGTCAGGGAGGGGAGCAGCGTGGGAGCGGGGTGGTGCTGGTGCCAGACAGGACAGGaatcacccccccacccccccaccccagacgaGGGGCAGCAGGTGGTGAGGATGAGCATGGTTTGGGGTTGACTCTGAAAAGTGTGTGAATTTTCAGGTCAAGATCATGGTAAAGCCCTCCTTGAGAGCAGAGGCCCAGTtgtctgtcccctgcccctcccccctcacctctTGAAGGCAATATAGGCCACCAGGCCCACAACCACAGCAGCCAGGATGGAGCAGTAGACAGGGATGAGGTTGTCGGCAGTGCCTCGGGTCACTACGGGCTGAGAGCTGCCCATCACTGTGGTCACCGCATCTGTCACTGTGCTGGCTATGACGTCTTGCTCTGGAGGTCCCTCGGGTTCCTCTGTGCTGGGGGCGGTGCTGTCTGAACCCTCCGAAGGCGTGGACCGGGTAATCCACCGGCCAGGGATCTCTGGGGGAAGGAGCTGCAGGAGTGAGGGCCCGctccccacccaggcccctcccctgccctacTGACCGGCTCCAGCCCTTCTTCCCCAGGCCCTGCCTTGCGCCAGGCTGTTACACAGGGAGGGTCAGAGCCAGGATTGTGACTATGAGTCATGACGGTAGAGAAGAGCAAGGGCCTGGGTCCCCTTCAGCTCTGTCCTTGACTTACTCTGTGACCCTGGACCAGACCCTTTGCCTCTCAACACCTCAAATCCCCATCTATAGCATGGGGATGCTAAGAGAGACAGTCTCTAAGCCCCCTTGCGTCTGAGGTACAGTTGGGACCCTAGGACTCTATTTTGCCTCCCCTGGTACCCGGAAGCCTGGCATGGAGGCAAACACACCCAGAAGAGAGAGTGGGTACCAGGAGGCCTCTAGCTGGCATCGCTCTGGGAAAATGCCATACTCGGCCTTGTCCCAGTTTGTCCCAACAGTCCCAGTCATCCTGGTCCTGAGGAAGGATGAGGGTACTCAGGTCTGGACAGAAGACACCTCCCCGCAAACCACCTCCCCAAGAACTGGCACCTGGCCTCCCTTATGGTCGGTCTCTGATGCCCTAACTCTGGGCTTGGCCGGGGTAGAGGGTAACCAGCTGGCTGGCTTTCCTCCAGCTGGCCCTTAGCTAGCGGCTATCCAGTTTCTGGTCTTGTGTGGCCCTCAAACCAAACCATGTGGTCTCGCCAGCCAGAGAAGATAGCATTGGGTAGTCCCCAGCCTCCCTGGGCGGAAGCCGACTGTTGGTGGGGCAAAGGCCTCCGAAGAAGATACCACCCACTGCCTGGGcgagggggtggcggggaggacTGTGCCTTGCCACCCACCTTGGCCCTCTCATGTCAGTGGGCACTGCCAGCCTCCCTGACAGGGGGCCTGGCACCTCCTGGCACCAGTGGGCGGGATTttccactgtgccacccagccaGGGGCTGTCCCAGGGGCTGTGGCTCCAGACGGCCTGGGGGTACCCGTCTGGGCAAAGTTGCCTACCCCATCCGTTCTCACTTCCCACGCCTGGGGCAGGGACAGGCAGCAGACAGGACATGCCAATGGGGTGAAGGGGAGGCATTTCTTCCCTGGCTCCACCCCGTTTGCCCACCCAAGTAGGAGTGGAAGCTGCCCCTGGTTTCTCGGGCCTCCTCGGCTCAAGACGAAGATGGTTCAAAGGCCCCCATTTTCGGCACCTTCTGAGGGGTAAGGCTCCCTGAGGTGAATCTGGAATCCATCTGGCTGGCACTAGGGAGGGGGCTGCCACCTGCTGCcccatcttccccctcccccagctcagcccTGGGGGGCAGCGGTAGGGCGGGAAGTGGAGACACAGCCCTGTTGTTTGGCAGCCCAGACAGGGTGTCGGACTGGGGAGGGTCTTTTCTTGCCCTGCTAGGGGACTGGGCAAGCTGGTGGGGACTTCTGAGCCCTGAGGCTGAGAAACAACTGGCTAGgaaccccctccaccccagcgGCCGAAGGTATGTTGGGGGTTGTTGGTAAGTCAGGCCATCACAGAGGTTCCAGAAATCTCAAAGGGGAAAGACTGGCAGTGGGCATAAAGGACAGACCAGGCTTAAGACAGGGCTGCGCGGGGCACTTTCTCCTCATCCCTCCAGTTCCCTTTGGGGCAGGGCTgagcggggggtggggacagcaggaTGAGATCCAGATGGGGCCATGTCCACCAGCATTCCAACCCCCTAAGCCCTTGGCGAGTCCTGACAGCCATTTCCGGAATGGGAGCTGTCAGacttgggggtggagagagggaccAGTTACTCTTAAACCCAAATTTCACtggggtgagagagggagggaagagaccCCAAGGCTGAGTGAGTCACCATGTTGACACCTGAAATGTATACACAAGAAAGTACAATGTActggaagggggggggggcaaccAAACCACCATCCAGTTCCATTTCCTGAAGATTCCCTCCACTCCAGCTGACATTTAACCCTTCAGAGGCTAAAGCAGAGAACAGAAGAGGAGCAGGGATAAACACAGCCGTCCGGGGTACTCTCCTCCTTCAGGATGGCTGGGGGAGTAGGGTGGTACCTGAGAGGAACCTGTGAACACGTCCAAAGGcgggaccctcccctccccagccaccacCTTTCTTTGCTCTAACCGCGCCCCTGACTAAGTCCCCCTGCTGGCTGGTCTAGACTTGCCCGTGAACAGTGCTGCCCGCCCGCCAGCTGCTGgatctccctccctgctctgccctgtgCCTGACGCCACTTGCCTGTCTCCTGGCTGAGGGCGATCACCACCGGAACCACTCCATTCTGGGCCCCACTCCGCCGACCCTTCCCAACCCCCATGCAGGaagcttcacacacacacacacacacacacacacacacacacacacacacacacctggccTCAGCCCAGTTTAACCACCCTCCCCAGCTTGAGCTCCCGGAACCAGGGATAGCGGGATGCAGAAGGCAGCCACACTCCCCACAGCAGGGAATCTGTCTCCTCCATCTGACTGGGGatggactgaaggcagaggctgtgctGCCTGCCCCAGAATGGGGGACCTCCTGGGACCTAAATGCTGGGATGTCTACCTCATCAGACTGGGGCAAGGGCTATCTTTTTCCAACAAACTTGGGGCTCCCTGAAGGAGGTACTGGTTGCTTAGAGTGAAGGCACCCTGAGGGAGAGGTCCCCAAGGGAAGTAGCTAATGAGGTGCCCAGGCATGGGGGATGGACAGAAAATAAAGGCATTGTCCCAGGAACTAGGTGCACTCCTTGGGACCCGATGCCCGACTAAGGTGAGCACACCAGTTCCTACCCCCACCCTGGGGCTGACAGCCCTCCATGTGTGCCCATCTCCTCCTTGGGCTCCTGAACCCTGGGTCTCCTGCTGCCCTTCTTCCTCTGCGCCCACCACCTCCTTAGCATTCCCTGAGTCCAACGCCATCCTCGGCTGAAGGGTAACAACCACTGTAGACCCCGCCCCCCAGACAACACCACTTAAAGTGGGCCAGTCACCTTCCCTAATCCACGACCGGGACACCGCTGAAAACTGGATgaccaatgaggaaactgaggtccagagacaAGAGTGACCTCCCCACCATCACTCAGCTAGTGACAGAGCAGATTCCATCCCAGGTGCCAGAGCCATAAACCACTGTGGACCCACACCATGCCTCCCAGCCAAAGGGTCCCAACTCCTGAGAGTC
Protein-coding regions in this window:
- the NGFR gene encoding tumor necrosis factor receptor superfamily member 16 — translated: MGAGASRSAMDGPRLLLLLLLLLLLGVSLGGAKEACLTGLYTHSGECCKACNLGEGVAQPCGANQTVCEPCLDSVTFSDVVSATEPCKPCTECVGLQSMSAPCVEADDAVCRCAYGYYQDETTGRCEACRVCEAGSGLVFSCQDRQNTVCEECPDGTYSDEANHVDPCLPCTVCEDTERQLRECTRWADAECEEIPGRWITRSTPSEGSDSTAPSTEEPEGPPEQDVIASTVTDAVTTVMGSSQPVVTRGTADNLIPVYCSILAAVVVGLVAYIAFKRWNSCKQNKQGANSRPANQTPPPEGEKLHSDSGISVDSQSLHDQQPHTQTAAGQALKGDGGLYSSLPPAKREEVEKLLNGSAGDTWRHLAGELGYQPEHIDSFTHEACPVRALLASWAAQDSATLDALLAALRRIQRADIVESLCSESTATSPV